One region of Flavobacterium pisciphilum genomic DNA includes:
- a CDS encoding lipopolysaccharide biosynthesis protein has product MQQSYTKNYIKIYIWQGVSLVLNFLSMFVVIPYLTSEPTVYGIYSVCISFSIFLAYADLGFMGAGQKYAAEYFAKGNREEEIKVIGFTNFILFVFLLLFSLGFFILSRQPELLVEGIETGNQHYIASSLLLILAVFTPTTLLQRLLQMIFGVRMEDFIVQRCNIIGSVFKILSVLWFFRVGNYDIVGYFLFTQIVNFITSIATLLIARKRYRYNFKTLFYFVRFNKEVFDKTKGLAFTSLFATISWILYYELDSVVIGKFLGANQVAIYAIGLTVLSFFRSILGILFSPFNVRFNHFVGSGDELGLKSFYLQIVTVLAPVVVFPIITIAILAKPIVLTWVGVDYSASLPVMRFLVFCNFFAFITYPTNFMLVSKERQKTLYFINALLPFIFWVGVILTIGVLGIQAFAIFKLTAFVFSAFVLYKLMIDYFKMNILYSLKLIFFPMLFPILFLSIASSLISDYLPQEKSKLNLLIVAMVVGGLILISFIIQYFMSMNWRQQIYKIMKVFKK; this is encoded by the coding sequence ATGCAACAATCCTACACAAAAAATTATATCAAAATTTATATTTGGCAAGGTGTTTCGTTAGTATTGAATTTTCTCTCAATGTTTGTGGTGATTCCCTATCTTACATCTGAACCAACAGTGTATGGGATTTATTCTGTTTGTATTTCTTTTTCAATCTTTTTAGCTTACGCCGATTTGGGATTTATGGGAGCAGGGCAAAAATATGCTGCAGAGTATTTTGCAAAGGGAAACAGAGAAGAAGAAATAAAAGTGATAGGTTTTACCAATTTTATATTATTTGTTTTTCTGTTATTGTTTTCCTTGGGCTTTTTTATTTTGAGTCGTCAACCTGAATTATTGGTGGAAGGTATCGAAACAGGTAATCAACATTATATAGCATCTTCTTTATTATTAATATTAGCAGTTTTTACTCCGACTACTTTGTTACAAAGATTGTTACAAATGATATTTGGTGTTCGAATGGAAGATTTTATTGTTCAACGATGCAATATAATAGGAAGTGTATTTAAAATCCTATCTGTTTTATGGTTTTTTAGAGTAGGAAATTATGATATAGTAGGTTATTTTCTTTTCACTCAGATTGTAAATTTTATAACGTCAATAGCTACATTATTGATAGCTAGAAAACGATATAGATATAATTTTAAGACTTTGTTCTATTTTGTACGATTTAATAAAGAAGTGTTTGATAAGACTAAAGGATTAGCGTTTACAAGTTTGTTTGCTACGATTTCCTGGATATTGTATTATGAACTCGATTCGGTGGTTATTGGTAAGTTTTTAGGTGCAAATCAGGTGGCAATTTATGCCATAGGTTTGACGGTTCTTTCTTTTTTCAGAAGTATATTAGGAATACTTTTTTCACCCTTCAATGTTCGATTTAATCATTTTGTAGGTAGTGGGGATGAATTAGGTTTAAAATCTTTTTATTTGCAGATTGTTACTGTTTTGGCACCAGTAGTAGTTTTTCCTATAATAACAATAGCAATTTTAGCAAAGCCAATAGTGCTTACATGGGTTGGTGTAGATTATTCCGCTTCGCTTCCTGTAATGCGATTTTTAGTTTTTTGTAATTTTTTTGCATTTATTACCTATCCTACTAATTTTATGCTAGTATCCAAAGAACGCCAAAAAACATTGTATTTTATTAATGCGTTGCTTCCATTTATTTTTTGGGTAGGTGTTATTCTTACGATTGGTGTTTTAGGTATTCAAGCATTTGCTATTTTTAAATTAACAGCATTTGTTTTTTCAGCATTTGTTTTATACAAACTGATGATTGATTATTTCAAGATGAATATTTTATATTCTTTAAAATTAATCTTTTTTCCTATGCTTTTTCCGATTTTATTTTTAAGTATAGCCTCATCATTAATTAGTGACTATTTGCCGCAGGAAAAGTCTAAGTTGAATTTATTGATTGTAGCTATGGTAGTTGGAGGTTTGATATTGATTTCTTTTATAATACAATATTTTATGTCGATGAATTGGAGGCAGCAAATTTATAAAATTATGAAGGTTTTTAAAAAATAG
- a CDS encoding acyltransferase, translated as MLIIEIIKKVKYNIGADRIGPDHPFTHWRLFYKKQMLALCKKKFKHFSDTADFRPGAYAVGCSKIEIGNRVVIRPGVMLFGESESLQTSIIIEDDVMMGCGVHFYINNHKFDRLDIPLIDQGYYPDEMIILKKGCWIGANSILLPGVTVGENAVVGAGSVVTKSVADGVVVAGSPAKLIKKIDG; from the coding sequence ATGTTGATAATTGAGATAATAAAAAAAGTAAAGTATAATATTGGTGCTGATAGAATTGGTCCTGATCACCCATTTACACATTGGAGGTTGTTTTATAAAAAACAAATGTTAGCACTTTGTAAAAAAAAATTTAAACATTTTTCTGACACTGCTGATTTTAGACCTGGAGCATATGCAGTTGGTTGTTCTAAAATAGAGATAGGAAATAGAGTTGTAATACGGCCTGGTGTTATGCTATTTGGAGAGTCTGAAAGTTTGCAAACATCTATTATTATTGAAGATGATGTGATGATGGGATGCGGAGTTCACTTTTATATCAATAATCATAAGTTTGATAGATTGGATATACCATTAATTGATCAAGGTTATTATCCTGATGAAATGATAATCTTGAAAAAAGGTTGTTGGATTGGAGCTAATTCTATTTTATTACCTGGTGTTACAGTAGGTGAAAACGCTGTAGTAGGTGCGGGTTCTGTTGTTACAAAATCTGTTGCAGATGGAGTGGTTGTAGCAGGGAGTCCTGCTAAACTAATTAAAAAAATTGATGGATGA